A DNA window from Paenibacillus sp. HWE-109 contains the following coding sequences:
- a CDS encoding GntR family transcriptional regulator, translated as MSTDSRPIYERIYETLREEILQRKYNIGDRVPSEKELADEYNVSRITSKKALEMLAEVGLIVRKPGRGSFVAEEGAAVPETDPADDRARHTLIGLVMTDFGNTFGTAMIYGMERASAEHESFLVLRRSFGVPENEEKAIRTFMDLGVDGIIVLPAQGEFYNAEILKLVIQQFPLVLVDRHLKGVAAASISTDNISAARAGVDYLLDLGHKQICLLTPPPMDTTAVEDRIEGFVRAHAERGVIVDRSLWLDEITSTLPNSFHQPNIDQDIRMIVDHLRNHPQITALFAIEYNIALLAKAAVEQMGLQIPADISIICFDSPPTTLGSGYRFTHLIQSEEEIGKLAVENVLKLKRGEKVANKTSLDAKLIIGDSTGPAKCESP; from the coding sequence ATGTCAACAGATTCAAGACCCATTTATGAGAGGATCTATGAAACGTTAAGAGAAGAAATATTACAACGGAAATACAATATTGGAGACCGTGTTCCTTCAGAGAAGGAATTGGCTGATGAATATAATGTGAGCCGTATCACGAGCAAGAAAGCGCTGGAGATGCTGGCGGAGGTTGGTCTGATCGTGCGGAAGCCGGGGAGAGGCTCGTTTGTTGCGGAAGAAGGCGCAGCCGTGCCAGAAACGGATCCAGCCGACGATAGGGCTAGACATACGCTGATTGGTTTGGTTATGACGGATTTTGGCAATACATTTGGGACAGCAATGATTTATGGCATGGAACGCGCATCTGCTGAGCATGAAAGTTTTCTCGTGCTGCGCCGCTCATTTGGCGTGCCAGAGAATGAAGAGAAGGCGATTCGCACATTTATGGATTTAGGTGTGGATGGGATTATTGTGCTTCCTGCGCAAGGGGAGTTCTATAATGCTGAAATTTTGAAATTAGTCATCCAACAATTCCCTTTAGTACTGGTGGACCGGCATCTCAAAGGGGTTGCGGCGGCTTCGATCAGCACGGATAACATCAGCGCTGCGCGTGCGGGTGTGGATTATTTACTGGATTTGGGTCATAAGCAGATTTGTTTGCTCACGCCTCCGCCAATGGATACGACGGCAGTTGAAGACCGCATTGAAGGCTTCGTTCGTGCGCATGCAGAGCGTGGCGTGATTGTGGATCGGTCATTATGGCTGGATGAAATCACCTCCACGCTTCCGAATTCCTTTCATCAGCCTAATATTGATCAGGATATTCGAATGATCGTGGATCACTTGCGCAATCATCCGCAGATTACGGCTTTATTTGCCATTGAGTACAATATAGCGCTGTTGGCCAAGGCTGCCGTGGAGCAGATGGGGCTGCAGATCCCAGCAGATATATCGATTATTTGTTTTGATAGCCCGCCTACTACCCTAGGGAGCGGTTACCGTTTTACGCACTTGATTCAAAGTGAAGAAGAAATCGGCAAGCTGGCCGTTGAGAATGTATTAAAGCTGAAACGCGGCGAAAAGGTCGCAAACAAAACTAGCTTGGACGCCAAGTTGATCATCGGGGATTCCACTGGGCCGGCCAAATGTGAGAGCCCATAA
- a CDS encoding class I SAM-dependent methyltransferase produces the protein MENTERFSNRVDVYVKYRPTYPLAMMDYLYTVVGLQAGSKVADVGAGTGIFSSLLLERGSLVTAVEPNQAMRSAAIQSLADQPNFQAVSGSAEATGLADQSVDFIVCAQSFHWFDRAATKAEFRRILKPGGQVILIWNARLTSGTPFLESYEHLLQTFGTDYEQVKYKNVSPEQLALFFKQDAMNQAQFKMSQALDAVALEGRLLSSSYSPMPGHANYEPMIAELKLIYERTNQEGVVHFDYETLVYWGEV, from the coding sequence ATGGAGAATACAGAACGTTTTTCGAATCGGGTAGATGTTTATGTGAAATATCGCCCGACCTATCCATTGGCAATGATGGATTATTTGTACACAGTTGTTGGTCTGCAAGCGGGGAGCAAGGTTGCGGATGTCGGAGCAGGAACAGGCATTTTCTCGAGTCTTCTGCTGGAACGCGGCAGTCTTGTTACTGCGGTTGAGCCGAATCAGGCTATGCGCTCTGCTGCCATACAATCGCTGGCTGATCAGCCGAATTTTCAGGCGGTGTCTGGATCGGCGGAAGCAACGGGGCTGGCTGATCAGTCTGTCGATTTTATCGTTTGCGCGCAGTCTTTTCATTGGTTTGACCGTGCAGCGACGAAGGCTGAGTTTCGCCGGATTTTAAAACCAGGCGGTCAAGTGATCCTTATCTGGAACGCACGCTTAACAAGCGGCACGCCGTTTCTCGAATCCTACGAGCACTTGCTTCAAACATTCGGAACCGACTATGAGCAAGTGAAGTACAAAAATGTGTCTCCGGAACAGTTAGCGTTGTTTTTCAAGCAGGATGCTATGAACCAAGCACAGTTCAAGATGAGTCAAGCGCTGGACGCCGTGGCACTCGAGGGCAGACTGCTATCATCGTCCTATAGTCCCATGCCAGGGCATGCAAATTATGAACCGATGATCGCCGAGTTAAAGCTGATATATGAGCGGACGAATCAAGAGGGTGTTGTGCATTTTGACTATGAGACGCTTGTTTATTGGGGCGAGGTTTAG
- a CDS encoding glycoside hydrolase family 125 protein — translation MTQTTRLPESMCNLIDFVNDELLKMERPKLAAMFRECFTNTYQTTIQREEDGSTFVITGDIPAMWLRDSSAQVRTYLLLADKDAEFANMISGVIERQIAYIALDPYANAFNKGPNGAGHQQDHTQMNPWVWERKYEIDSLCYPIQLSYLHWKATGRTAQFSDAYRSVVLTILQLWKVEQEHEAKSPYRFQRSNCPPTDTLSRAGLGSPVRYTGMTWSGFRPSDDACTYGYLIPSNMFAVVVLGYIAEIAEQIWQDAGVQREALHLAAEINKGIAVYGITEHPKFGSIYAYEADGFGNVHLMDDANVPSLLSIPYLGYAAESDPMYQRTRSFILSEDNPYFYAGKEAQGVGSPHTPESYIWPIALAVQGLTASAQEEKLRILDVLAATDGGTGLMHEGFHADDAGQFTRPWFSWANSMFSELVLDVCGLSLKKFL, via the coding sequence ATGACGCAAACAACACGGTTACCTGAATCGATGTGCAATCTCATTGATTTTGTAAATGATGAGTTGCTGAAAATGGAGAGACCTAAGCTGGCAGCGATGTTTCGCGAATGTTTCACGAACACGTATCAGACAACGATTCAACGCGAAGAGGATGGTTCGACATTCGTGATTACAGGTGATATTCCTGCGATGTGGCTGCGCGATTCATCTGCACAGGTTCGAACATACCTGCTGCTTGCAGATAAGGACGCTGAATTTGCAAATATGATTTCGGGCGTTATTGAGCGGCAAATCGCCTATATCGCTTTGGATCCTTATGCGAATGCTTTTAACAAAGGTCCGAACGGTGCTGGGCATCAGCAGGATCACACACAGATGAATCCATGGGTTTGGGAACGGAAGTATGAGATTGATTCGCTTTGTTATCCGATCCAGCTCAGCTACTTGCACTGGAAAGCGACGGGTAGAACCGCGCAATTCAGCGATGCGTATCGCTCAGTTGTTCTCACGATTCTGCAATTGTGGAAAGTGGAACAAGAGCATGAAGCAAAGTCGCCGTACCGCTTCCAAAGATCCAATTGTCCGCCTACAGATACATTGAGCAGAGCGGGCTTGGGCAGTCCTGTCCGTTATACCGGGATGACGTGGTCGGGCTTCCGTCCCAGTGATGATGCCTGTACATATGGCTATTTGATTCCATCCAACATGTTTGCCGTTGTGGTGCTTGGTTATATCGCAGAAATCGCGGAGCAAATTTGGCAAGACGCGGGAGTGCAGAGAGAAGCATTGCATCTGGCAGCGGAGATCAATAAGGGCATTGCCGTTTACGGGATAACGGAACATCCGAAATTTGGTTCCATATATGCTTATGAAGCTGATGGTTTTGGCAACGTTCATCTGATGGATGATGCCAATGTGCCGAGCTTGCTCTCAATTCCTTATCTGGGGTACGCAGCAGAATCCGACCCTATGTATCAGCGGACACGAAGCTTTATTCTAAGTGAAGATAATCCCTATTTCTATGCGGGAAAAGAGGCCCAAGGTGTCGGTAGTCCTCACACACCGGAAAGTTACATCTGGCCAATTGCCCTTGCTGTGCAGGGCTTGACGGCTTCCGCACAGGAAGAGAAGCTGCGCATTCTGGATGTTTTGGCGGCCACAGACGGTGGCACCGGACTGATGCACGAGGGCTTCCATGCTGACGATGCAGGGCAGTTCACACGACCTTGGTTCTCCTGGGCGAACTCCATGTTCAGTGAATTGGTGCTGGATGTATGCGGGCTCTCCTTGAAGAAATTCCTTTAA
- a CDS encoding VOC family protein — protein sequence MSYAILGIDHVQLAAPEGCEQVAREFFADLLGWKEIAKPEGLKSRGGVWFACGTHQLHVGVQKDFTPSAKAHPAFAVKHLAALREHLITHNMTVVDDAVRVDEGVQRFYLHDPFGNRLEFLEYGQHS from the coding sequence ATGTCCTATGCTATTTTGGGCATCGACCATGTGCAGCTCGCTGCGCCTGAGGGTTGTGAACAAGTGGCGAGAGAATTCTTCGCTGATTTGTTAGGCTGGAAGGAAATCGCCAAGCCAGAAGGCTTAAAAAGCCGCGGCGGTGTTTGGTTCGCGTGCGGGACGCATCAACTGCATGTAGGTGTGCAGAAGGATTTCACGCCCTCGGCCAAAGCCCACCCTGCTTTTGCCGTAAAGCATCTAGCAGCTCTTCGAGAACATTTGATTACGCATAACATGACAGTGGTCGATGATGCAGTTAGAGTTGATGAAGGCGTTCAACGTTTTTATCTGCATGATCCGTTTGGAAATCGTTTGGAGTTTCTGGAATATGGGCAGCATTCATAA